From the Oryza glaberrima chromosome 5, OglaRS2, whole genome shotgun sequence genome, one window contains:
- the LOC127774251 gene encoding aldose reductase: MASAKAMAQDEHHFVLKSGHAIPAVGLGTWRAGSDTAHSVQTAITEAGYRHVDTAAQYGIEQEVGKGLKAAMEAGINRKDLFVTSKIWCTNLAPERVRPALKNTLKDLQLDYIDLYLIHWPFRLKDGAHQPPEAGEVLEFDMEGVWREMERLVTDGLVKDIGVCNFSVTKLNRLLQSANIPPAMEMHPGWKNNKIFEACKKHGIHVTAYSPLGSSEKNLAHDPVVEKIANKLNKTPGQVLIKWALQRGTSVIPKSTKDERIKENMQVFGWEIPEEDFQVLCGIKDEKRVLTGEELFVNKTHGPYKSASEVWDNED, encoded by the exons ATGGCGAGTGCCAAGGCGATGGCGCAGGATGAGCATCACTTTGTTCTGAAGAGTGGTCATGCCATCCCTGCAGTTGGGTTAGGCACTTGGAGGGCCGGCTCAGATACTGCTCACTCCGTTCAGACAGCCATCACTGAG GCTGGATACAGGCATGTAGATACGGCTGCTCAATATGGAATAGAACAGGAG GTCGGCAAAGGGCTTAAAGCTGCGATGGAAGCTGGAATCAACAGGAAAGATTTGTTTGTGACGtcaaaaatatg GTGCACAAACTTGGCTCCTGAGAGAGTTCGACCAGCATTAAAGAACACGCTGAAGGATCTCCAGTTGGATTATATCGACCTTTACCTT ATTCATTGGCCCTTCCGTCTAAAAGATGGAGCACACCAGCCTCCTGAGGCTGGGGAAGTCTTGGAGTTTGACATGGAGGGAGTATGGAGGGAAATGGAGAGACTTGTGACAGATGGACTGGTTAAGGACATTGGTGTCTGCAATTTCTCAGTTACCAAGCTCAACAGGCTGCTGCAATCAGCTAATATTCCACCTGCA ATGGAAATGCACCCTGGTTGGAAGAACAATAAGATTTTCGAGGCCTGCAAAAAACATGGAATTCATGTTACT GCCTACTCCCCACTGGGTTCTTCTGAAAAGAACCTTGCGCATGATCCAGTTGTCGAGAAG ATAGCCAACAAGCTGAACAAGACTCCAGGTCAAGTGCTCATCAAGTGGGCTCTCCAAAGGGGAACAAGCGTTATTCCAAAATCAACTAAAGATGAAAGGATTAAGGAGAATATGCAGGTGTTTGGATGGGAGATCCCTGAAGAGGACTTCCAGGTCTTGTGCGGCATCAAAGATGAG AAGCGAGTCCTGACAGGAGAGGAGCTCTTCGTGAACAAGACCCATGGGCCATACAAGAGTGCATCTGAGGTCTGGGATAACGAGGACTAA